A DNA window from Streptomyces parvus contains the following coding sequences:
- a CDS encoding MFS transporter yields MSVARDLRTLLRLRNFRRLLTVRLLSQSADGVYQVALAAYVVFSPEKQTSAAAIASAMAVLLLPYSLIGPYAGVLLDRWPRRQVFLYGNLLRAALACSTALLILASVPDWLFYASALCVTAVNRFVLAGLSAALPRVVDTDRLVVANSLSPTAGTLAATAGGGLAFLVRLLADESDAAVVLLGAALYLLSALVSLSLPRTLLGPDIDESPMRLRAALAVTARGLATGLRHLAQRTHAAKALAAMTVIRFCYGALTVMVLMLCRYAWSDTESDGLALLGLAVAVSGAGFFIAAVLTPWAVGRLGRYGWIVGCAGAAAVLVPALGLSFAPVPTLIAAFVLGVVTQGSKIATDTVVQTSVDDSFRGRVFSLYDVLFNVAFVSAAGVAALMLPPDGRSVTVLAVVSALYAVVAVMMLRWRRTDAHQ; encoded by the coding sequence ATGTCTGTCGCGCGTGATCTGCGCACCCTGCTGCGCCTGCGGAACTTCCGCCGCCTGCTCACCGTGCGGCTCCTGTCCCAGTCCGCCGACGGCGTCTACCAGGTCGCCCTCGCCGCGTACGTCGTCTTCTCCCCGGAGAAGCAGACGTCGGCCGCCGCCATCGCTTCCGCCATGGCCGTGCTCCTCCTGCCCTACTCCCTGATCGGGCCCTACGCAGGGGTCCTGCTGGACCGCTGGCCCCGACGTCAGGTCTTCCTCTACGGGAACCTCCTGCGGGCCGCCCTGGCCTGCTCCACAGCCCTGCTGATTCTCGCCTCGGTGCCCGACTGGCTCTTCTACGCCTCGGCCCTCTGCGTCACCGCCGTCAACCGCTTCGTCCTGGCCGGCCTCTCCGCCGCCCTGCCCCGGGTGGTCGACACCGACCGCCTCGTCGTCGCCAACTCCCTCTCCCCGACCGCGGGCACCCTGGCGGCCACCGCTGGAGGCGGCCTCGCCTTCCTCGTACGGCTGCTCGCCGACGAGTCCGACGCGGCGGTCGTCCTGCTGGGGGCGGCGCTCTACCTGCTCTCCGCGCTGGTCTCTTTGAGCCTCCCCCGCACACTGCTGGGGCCGGACATCGACGAGAGCCCGATGCGGCTGCGGGCAGCACTCGCCGTCACCGCCCGCGGGCTCGCCACCGGGCTGCGCCATCTGGCGCAGCGGACCCACGCGGCCAAGGCCCTGGCCGCCATGACCGTGATCCGCTTCTGTTACGGCGCGCTCACCGTCATGGTGCTCATGCTCTGCCGCTACGCCTGGTCCGACACCGAGTCCGACGGGCTGGCTTTGCTCGGCCTGGCAGTCGCGGTGTCCGGCGCCGGATTCTTCATCGCCGCCGTTCTCACCCCGTGGGCGGTGGGCCGGCTCGGCCGGTACGGGTGGATCGTGGGCTGCGCCGGGGCGGCAGCGGTCCTGGTGCCCGCCCTGGGCCTCTCCTTCGCCCCCGTACCAACGCTGATCGCCGCGTTCGTCCTCGGTGTCGTGACGCAAGGGTCGAAAATCGCGACCGACACCGTCGTCCAGACCTCGGTGGACGATTCCTTCCGCGGCCGGGTCTTCTCGCTCTACGACGTGCTCTTCAACGTCGCGTTCGTGAGCGCCGCAGGGGTGGCGGCGCTCATGCTCCCACCGGACGGCAGATCGGTGACCGTCCTAGCGGTCGTTTCCGCGCTGTACGCGGTGGTGGCGGTGATGATGCTCCGGTGGCGACGTACCGATGCCCACCAGTAG
- a CDS encoding inositol-3-phosphate synthase, protein MGSVRVAIVGVGNCAASLVQGVEYYKDADPAGKVPGLMHVQFGEYHVSDVEFVAAFDVDAKKVGLDLADAIGASENNTIKIADVPNTGVTVQRGHTHDGLGKYYRETIEESTDAPVDIVQVLKDKQVDVLVCYLPVGSEVAAKFYAQCAIDAKVAFVNALPVFIAGTKEWADKFTEAGVPIVGDDIKSQVGATITHRVMAKLFEDRGVILDRTMQLNVGGNMDFKNMLERERLESKKISKTQAVTSQIRDRELGEGNVHIGPSDYVAWLDDRKWAYVRLEGRAFGDVPLNLEYKLEVWDSPNSAGVIIDAVRAAKIAKDRGIGGPILSASSYFMKSPPVQYFDDEARENVEKFIQGETER, encoded by the coding sequence ATGGGTTCGGTTCGCGTAGCCATCGTAGGCGTGGGCAACTGCGCCGCCTCGCTGGTGCAGGGCGTCGAGTACTACAAGGACGCCGATCCGGCCGGCAAGGTGCCCGGTCTGATGCACGTCCAGTTCGGCGAGTACCACGTCAGCGACGTCGAGTTCGTCGCCGCCTTCGACGTCGACGCGAAGAAGGTCGGCCTCGACCTCGCGGACGCCATCGGCGCCAGCGAGAACAACACCATCAAGATCGCGGACGTGCCGAACACGGGCGTGACCGTCCAGCGCGGCCACACGCACGACGGTCTCGGCAAGTACTACCGCGAGACGATCGAGGAGTCCACGGACGCCCCGGTCGACATCGTCCAGGTCCTCAAGGACAAGCAGGTCGACGTTCTCGTCTGCTACCTGCCCGTCGGTTCCGAGGTCGCCGCGAAGTTCTACGCGCAGTGCGCCATCGACGCCAAGGTCGCGTTCGTCAACGCTCTCCCGGTCTTCATCGCCGGCACCAAGGAGTGGGCGGACAAGTTCACCGAGGCCGGTGTCCCGATCGTCGGCGACGACATCAAGTCCCAGGTGGGCGCCACCATCACGCACCGCGTGATGGCGAAGCTCTTCGAGGACCGCGGTGTCATCCTGGACCGCACCATGCAGCTGAACGTCGGCGGCAACATGGACTTCAAGAACATGCTCGAGCGTGAGCGCCTGGAGTCCAAGAAGATCTCGAAGACGCAGGCCGTCACCTCGCAGATCCGTGACCGCGAGCTCGGTGAGGGCAACGTCCACATCGGTCCCTCCGACTACGTGGCCTGGCTGGACGACCGCAAGTGGGCGTACGTGCGCCTGGAGGGCCGCGCCTTCGGCGACGTTCCGCTGAACCTGGAGTACAAGCTCGAGGTGTGGGACTCCCCGAACTCGGCCGGTGTCATCATCGACGCCGTCCGTGCGGCGAAGATCGCCAAGGACCGCGGCATCGGCGGCCCCATCCTCTCCGCCAGCAGCTACTTCATGAAGTCGCCGCCCGTCCAGTACTTCGACGACGAGGCCCGCGAGAACGTCGAGAAGTTCATCCAGGGCGAGACGGAGCGCTGA
- a CDS encoding PadR family transcriptional regulator, with protein sequence MSRRSGILEFAVLGLLRESPMHGYELRKRLNTSLGIFRAFSYGTLYPCLKTLVASGWLIEEPAGDSADAAPVTGRPAASSSSLTGRRAKIVYRLTAEGKEHFEELLSHTGPDAWEDEHFAARFAFFGQTERDVRMRVLEGRRSRLEERLEKMSASLARTRERLDDYTLELQRHGMESVEREVRWLNELIESERSGRDRRRSSPDGSAQQDTPGETGGLPRHRDNTPPDPSDDTAK encoded by the coding sequence GTGAGTCGACGCTCCGGCATCCTCGAGTTCGCCGTTCTCGGCCTGCTCCGCGAATCGCCTATGCACGGCTACGAGCTGCGCAAACGCCTCAACACTTCGCTGGGGATCTTCCGTGCGTTCAGTTACGGAACCCTCTACCCCTGCCTCAAGACGCTGGTGGCCAGCGGCTGGTTGATCGAGGAGCCCGCCGGAGACTCCGCGGATGCCGCGCCGGTCACCGGACGCCCGGCCGCTTCCTCCTCCTCGCTGACCGGACGCCGGGCGAAGATCGTCTACCGGCTGACGGCAGAAGGTAAGGAGCACTTCGAGGAGCTGCTGTCGCACACGGGTCCCGACGCCTGGGAGGACGAGCACTTCGCAGCGCGCTTCGCCTTCTTCGGCCAGACCGAACGCGATGTGCGGATGCGGGTGCTCGAAGGCCGGCGCAGTCGGCTGGAGGAGCGCCTGGAGAAGATGAGCGCCTCGCTCGCCCGCACCCGGGAACGACTCGACGACTACACACTTGAGCTGCAGCGGCACGGCATGGAGTCCGTGGAGCGCGAAGTGCGCTGGCTGAACGAGCTCATCGAGAGCGAGCGGTCGGGGCGGGATCGGCGACGATCCTCGCCCGACGGCTCAGCTCAGCAGGACACACCTGGAGAGACGGGCGGCCTGCCCCGGCATCGGGACAACACCCCGCCGGATCCGTCCGACGACACCGCCAAGTGA
- a CDS encoding transglycosylase domain-containing protein: MIDYPRHGKYGFRRWVPSWKLVSGLCLGFLALLMGVGGISYALVSKPKVNESARAQNNVYYWADGKPMVATGGAVNRQILKYEQIPEAMRNAVISAENKSFESDRGIDPMGIGRAVFNMATGGETQGGSTITQQYVKNSRLSQDQTFTRKFKELFITLKVAGEEKKEDVMAGYLNVSYYGRGASGLQAAARTYYNKDASELDPSECAFLATLLKGASYYDPAGAPDIDKENATKEKNTERAKDRWKWILDEQVKDGRMTAAERAKYTKFPMPRPKTQDTKLSGQTGYLVDLAKKYFLANNDKGITAKDLELGGFEIHTTFQRKRVEELAAAVDKVYKAKIRPKERPKTDTHVEFGGASVDAKTGAIIATYGGQDATTHFTNNADATGAQVGSTWKPFVLAAAMQYGVRDPSGPPEQSESQRTQISPKSIYNGDDGLRIRDYTGKIWLNEDDEEWRQTNDGNYDYGEIDLRKAMEQSANSPFVQLGMDVGTDKVKDVAVAAGLKDDTFMADATVPSFSIGTSSPSAIRMAGAYATFATSGQQNDTYSVTEVKREGQVVFQHKKKPKRAFSPMIADNVTDVLKNVVENGTGKPARLEGREAAGKTGTTDGNRSAWFVGYTPQISTAISMFRLDDDETNKTREFEKMFGTGGEEKIHGNSFPASIWHDYMTGAMKGKKAIAFPEPQDPGDIVWGGGAVSPSPTPSPTPSEKPSEEPSPTPTPTPTTPSPTPTPTRTCGIFDPNCQEANGGANAGADGGGDNTGADGGGDTTGADGGGDTTGTTDGTDNGGAQGANGNPGGTGSIWGNSG, encoded by the coding sequence TTGATCGACTACCCGCGCCACGGCAAGTACGGGTTCCGGCGCTGGGTGCCCTCGTGGAAGTTGGTCTCGGGGCTCTGTCTGGGGTTTCTCGCACTGTTGATGGGTGTGGGGGGTATCTCGTACGCCTTGGTGTCCAAGCCGAAAGTCAACGAATCGGCCAGGGCCCAGAACAACGTCTACTACTGGGCCGACGGCAAGCCGATGGTCGCGACCGGTGGTGCGGTGAACCGCCAGATCCTCAAGTACGAGCAGATCCCGGAGGCGATGCGCAACGCCGTGATCTCCGCCGAGAACAAGAGCTTCGAGTCGGACCGCGGCATCGACCCGATGGGCATCGGGCGCGCGGTGTTCAACATGGCCACGGGTGGTGAGACCCAGGGCGGGTCGACCATCACCCAGCAGTACGTCAAGAACTCCAGGCTCTCCCAGGACCAGACGTTCACCCGAAAGTTCAAGGAACTCTTCATCACGCTCAAGGTGGCCGGCGAGGAGAAGAAGGAAGACGTGATGGCCGGCTACCTCAACGTCTCGTACTACGGACGTGGGGCCTCCGGTCTGCAGGCAGCCGCCCGCACCTATTACAACAAGGACGCCAGCGAGCTGGACCCGAGCGAGTGCGCCTTCCTCGCCACCCTGCTCAAGGGCGCGAGCTACTACGACCCCGCCGGGGCCCCCGACATCGACAAGGAAAACGCGACGAAGGAGAAGAACACCGAGCGCGCCAAGGACCGGTGGAAGTGGATCCTTGACGAGCAGGTCAAGGACGGGCGGATGACGGCGGCTGAGCGCGCCAAGTACACCAAGTTCCCGATGCCGCGGCCGAAGACGCAGGACACCAAGCTGAGCGGCCAGACCGGTTACCTGGTGGATCTCGCCAAGAAGTACTTCCTCGCCAACAACGACAAGGGCATCACCGCCAAGGACCTCGAGCTGGGCGGCTTCGAGATCCACACCACCTTCCAGAGGAAGCGGGTGGAAGAGCTCGCAGCAGCGGTGGACAAGGTCTACAAGGCCAAGATCCGGCCCAAGGAGCGCCCCAAGACGGACACGCACGTCGAGTTCGGCGGGGCGTCCGTGGACGCGAAGACCGGCGCCATCATCGCCACGTACGGCGGTCAGGACGCCACGACGCACTTCACGAACAACGCCGACGCCACCGGCGCCCAGGTCGGTTCGACGTGGAAGCCCTTCGTGCTGGCGGCGGCCATGCAGTACGGCGTGCGCGATCCGTCCGGTCCTCCGGAGCAGAGCGAGTCCCAGCGCACCCAGATCTCCCCGAAGAGCATCTACAACGGCGACGACGGCCTGCGGATCAGGGACTACACGGGCAAGATCTGGCTCAACGAGGACGACGAGGAATGGCGTCAGACCAACGACGGCAACTACGACTACGGTGAGATCGACCTGCGGAAGGCCATGGAGCAGTCCGCCAACTCCCCGTTCGTGCAGCTCGGCATGGATGTCGGTACGGACAAGGTCAAGGACGTCGCCGTCGCCGCAGGTCTGAAGGACGACACCTTCATGGCGGACGCGACCGTTCCCTCGTTCTCCATCGGTACCTCGTCGCCCAGCGCCATCCGCATGGCCGGGGCCTACGCCACCTTCGCCACGAGTGGTCAGCAGAACGACACCTACTCGGTCACTGAGGTGAAGCGGGAGGGGCAGGTCGTCTTCCAGCACAAGAAGAAGCCGAAGCGCGCCTTCAGCCCGATGATCGCCGACAACGTCACGGACGTCCTGAAGAACGTCGTGGAGAACGGGACGGGCAAGCCCGCCCGTCTGGAGGGCCGTGAGGCCGCGGGCAAGACCGGCACGACGGACGGCAACCGGTCCGCCTGGTTCGTCGGGTACACGCCGCAGATCTCGACCGCCATCAGCATGTTCCGGCTCGACGACGACGAGACGAACAAGACGCGCGAGTTCGAGAAGATGTTCGGAACGGGTGGCGAGGAGAAGATCCACGGAAACTCGTTCCCGGCCTCCATCTGGCACGACTACATGACCGGGGCGATGAAGGGCAAGAAGGCCATCGCCTTCCCCGAGCCGCAGGACCCGGGCGACATCGTGTGGGGCGGCGGCGCGGTCAGCCCCAGTCCGACTCCCAGCCCCACGCCCTCCGAGAAGCCCTCCGAGGAGCCGAGCCCGACGCCGACGCCGACGCCGACCACCCCGAGCCCGACCCCGACGCCGACCAGGACCTGCGGCATCTTCGACCCGAACTGCCAGGAGGCCAACGGCGGGGCGAACGCGGGGGCGGACGGTGGTGGCGACAACACCGGCGCGGACGGTGGCGGCGACACCACCGGAGCCGACGGTGGGGGCGACACCACCGGAACGACCGACGGCACGGACAACGGCGGAGCCCAGGGCGCCAATGGCAACCCGGGCGGAACCGGCTCCATCTGGGGCAACTCCGGATAG
- a CDS encoding glycosyltransferase family 87 protein: MPSPSAEDTSVHEEPPVARPTDQDEVAAAGSELFGGRAGRWARLGDGPLTPVRVVALVMIGMFALGMVQKIPCYEWAWFRGATSQYTHACYSDIPHLFLGRGFADGLVPYFDRLSGDMQYLEYPVLTGVFMQVAAWLTLTPDSDPIQQREQMYWMVNAGMLMICAVVIAVCTVRTHRRRPWDGLMVALAPAFVLTATINWDLLAVALTAAAMLMWSRGRVLAFGILIGLATAAKLYPVLLLGPLLVLCWRAGRWREFGTALLGAGAAWLVVNLPVMIFAPEGWRKFYTFSQERPIDFGSFWLIITQRTGKPIDVETVNTASVVLMVVFCAGIAGLALSAARRPRFAQLAFLVVAAFILTNKVYSPQYVLWLIPLAVLARPRWRDFLVWQACEVMYFLGIWSYLAYTSGGDKHQGLPQEGYQVAVALHLLGTLYLCALIVRDILQPEKDPVRADGSDDPSGGVLDGAPEAFVLAPEARPSGHAARTDGPQVEWGATPTRNG, translated from the coding sequence ATGCCAAGCCCCAGCGCAGAGGACACGAGCGTGCACGAGGAACCGCCCGTCGCGCGGCCCACCGATCAGGACGAGGTCGCGGCGGCCGGGAGCGAGCTGTTCGGTGGCCGGGCGGGGCGCTGGGCGCGGCTGGGCGACGGTCCGCTCACACCCGTGCGCGTCGTCGCGCTGGTCATGATCGGGATGTTCGCCCTCGGCATGGTGCAGAAGATCCCCTGCTACGAGTGGGCCTGGTTCCGCGGCGCCACCTCGCAGTACACGCACGCCTGCTACTCCGACATTCCGCACCTCTTTCTGGGACGCGGGTTCGCCGACGGCCTCGTGCCGTACTTCGACCGGCTGAGCGGCGATATGCAGTACCTGGAGTACCCCGTGCTGACCGGGGTGTTCATGCAGGTCGCGGCCTGGCTGACGCTGACGCCCGACAGCGACCCCATCCAGCAGCGCGAGCAGATGTACTGGATGGTCAACGCGGGCATGCTGATGATCTGCGCGGTGGTCATCGCCGTGTGCACCGTCCGCACGCACCGGCGCCGCCCCTGGGACGGTCTGATGGTCGCGCTGGCACCCGCGTTCGTTCTCACCGCGACCATCAACTGGGACCTGCTGGCCGTCGCCCTGACGGCCGCGGCGATGCTCATGTGGTCCCGGGGCCGGGTGCTCGCCTTCGGGATCCTCATCGGCCTCGCCACGGCCGCCAAGCTCTACCCCGTCCTCCTGCTCGGCCCGCTCCTGGTGCTCTGCTGGCGGGCGGGCCGGTGGCGCGAGTTCGGGACGGCCCTGCTGGGCGCGGGCGCGGCCTGGCTGGTGGTGAACCTGCCGGTGATGATCTTCGCCCCCGAGGGGTGGCGGAAGTTCTACACCTTCAGCCAGGAGCGGCCGATCGACTTCGGTTCGTTCTGGCTGATCATCACGCAGCGCACCGGCAAGCCCATCGACGTGGAGACGGTCAACACCGCCTCGGTCGTCCTCATGGTCGTCTTCTGCGCGGGCATCGCCGGTCTGGCGCTCTCCGCGGCCCGCAGGCCGCGCTTCGCCCAGCTGGCGTTCCTGGTGGTGGCCGCGTTCATCCTGACGAACAAGGTCTACTCACCGCAGTACGTGCTCTGGCTCATCCCGCTGGCCGTCCTGGCCCGGCCGCGCTGGCGCGACTTCCTCGTCTGGCAGGCCTGCGAGGTCATGTACTTCCTCGGGATCTGGTCCTACCTCGCCTACACCAGCGGCGGGGACAAGCACCAGGGACTGCCGCAGGAGGGCTACCAGGTCGCGGTCGCCCTGCACCTGCTGGGCACGCTGTACCTGTGCGCGCTGATCGTCCGGGACATCCTGCAGCCGGAGAAGGACCCGGTGCGCGCGGACGGGTCGGACGACCCGTCGGGCGGTGTGCTCGACGGGGCTCCGGAGGCGTTCGTGCTGGCGCCGGAGGCCCGCCCGTCCGGGCACGCGGCTCGGACGGACGGGCCTCAGGTGGAATGGGGCGCAACGCCCACCCGGAACGGCTGA
- a CDS encoding alanine racemase codes for MALSLYVDTARWRAHQKSVIDQFPGLVPVCKGNGYGFGHERLADETIRFGSDTLAVGTTYEAARIKDWFSGDLLVLTPFRRGEEPVPLPDRVIRSVSSVDGVHALVGARVVIECMSSMKRHGVKEEELGQLHAAIEDVRLEGFALHLPLDRTDGSDAVEEVIGWMDRLRAARLPLHTMFVSHLRAEELARLQQQFPQTRFRARIGTRLWLGDHEATEYRGAVLDVTPVVKGDRFGYRQQKAASDGWLVVVAGGTSHGVGLEAPKALHGVMPRAKGVARAGLATVNRNLSPFVWAGKQRWFAEPPHMQVSILFVPSDAQEPRVGDELVAHLRHTTTQYDRLVDR; via the coding sequence ATGGCGCTCTCCCTCTACGTCGACACCGCGCGCTGGCGGGCGCACCAGAAGTCCGTGATCGACCAGTTCCCCGGGCTCGTACCCGTCTGCAAGGGCAACGGTTACGGCTTCGGCCATGAGCGCCTCGCCGACGAGACGATCCGCTTCGGGTCCGACACCCTCGCCGTCGGGACGACCTACGAGGCGGCCCGGATCAAGGACTGGTTCAGCGGGGACCTGCTCGTCCTGACCCCGTTCCGGCGGGGTGAGGAGCCCGTACCGCTGCCGGACCGCGTCATCCGGTCCGTCTCCTCCGTCGACGGGGTGCACGCGCTGGTGGGCGCCCGGGTCGTCATCGAGTGCATGAGCTCGATGAAGCGCCACGGCGTCAAGGAGGAGGAGCTGGGGCAGCTGCACGCGGCGATCGAGGACGTACGGCTCGAAGGCTTCGCGCTGCACCTGCCGCTGGACCGCACCGACGGCTCCGACGCCGTCGAGGAGGTCATCGGCTGGATGGACCGGCTGCGCGCGGCCCGGCTGCCGCTGCACACCATGTTCGTCAGCCATCTGCGCGCCGAGGAGCTGGCCCGGCTCCAGCAGCAGTTCCCCCAGACCCGCTTCCGCGCCCGGATCGGCACCCGGCTCTGGCTCGGCGACCACGAGGCCACCGAGTACCGGGGGGCCGTCCTGGACGTCACCCCCGTCGTCAAGGGCGACCGGTTCGGCTACCGCCAGCAGAAGGCCGCCTCCGACGGCTGGCTGGTCGTGGTGGCCGGCGGCACCTCCCACGGAGTCGGCCTGGAGGCGCCCAAGGCGCTGCACGGCGTGATGCCGAGGGCCAAGGGCGTCGCCCGCGCGGGCCTGGCCACGGTCAACCGGAACCTGTCGCCGTTCGTCTGGGCGGGCAAGCAGCGGTGGTTCGCCGAGCCGCCGCACATGCAGGTGTCGATCCTGTTCGTCCCCTCGGACGCCCAGGAGCCGCGGGTCGGCGACGAACTGGTCGCCCATCTGCGCCACACCACCACCCAGTACGACCGGCTCGTCGACCGCTGA
- a CDS encoding peptidoglycan bridge formation glycyltransferase FemA/FemB family protein, with product MSLTLRTISREQHLAYIQSLPSASHCQVPAWADVKTEWRSENLGWFDRDGQIVGAGLVLYRQLPKIKRYLAYLPEGPVINWYAPNLDDWLQPMLAHLKQQGAFSVKMGPPVVIRRWDSAAIKSGIQDPDVKRLRDVEATHIEPRAFEVADRLRKMGWQQGEDGGAGFGDVQPRYVFQVPLANRSLEDVLKGFNQLWRRNIKKADKAGVEVVQGGYEDLAEWQRLYEITAVRDHFRPRPLSYFQRMWTVLNSEDPNRMRLYFARHNGVNLSAATMLVVGGHVWYSYGASDNIGREVRPSNAMQWRMLRDSYAMGATVYDLRGISDSLDETDHLFGLIQFKVGTGGEAVEYVGEWDFPLNKLLHKALDMYMSRR from the coding sequence ATGAGCCTGACCCTGAGGACCATCAGCCGAGAGCAGCATCTGGCGTACATCCAGAGCCTGCCTTCGGCCAGTCACTGCCAGGTCCCGGCGTGGGCTGATGTGAAGACCGAATGGCGCTCGGAGAACCTGGGCTGGTTCGACCGGGACGGCCAGATCGTCGGCGCGGGCCTCGTCCTGTACCGCCAGCTGCCCAAGATCAAGCGCTACCTGGCGTACCTCCCCGAGGGCCCGGTCATCAACTGGTACGCGCCGAACCTGGACGACTGGCTCCAGCCGATGCTGGCCCACCTCAAGCAGCAGGGCGCCTTCTCCGTGAAGATGGGCCCGCCGGTGGTCATCCGCCGCTGGGACTCCGCGGCCATCAAGTCCGGCATCCAGGACCCGGACGTGAAGCGCCTGCGGGACGTCGAGGCCACCCACATCGAGCCGCGCGCCTTCGAGGTCGCGGACCGGCTGCGGAAGATGGGCTGGCAGCAGGGCGAGGACGGCGGCGCCGGATTCGGTGACGTACAGCCCCGCTACGTCTTCCAGGTGCCGCTGGCCAACCGCTCCCTGGAAGACGTCCTCAAGGGCTTCAACCAGCTGTGGCGCCGCAACATCAAGAAGGCCGACAAGGCCGGCGTCGAGGTCGTCCAGGGCGGCTACGAGGACCTGGCCGAGTGGCAGCGGCTGTACGAGATCACCGCCGTGCGCGACCACTTCCGGCCGCGCCCGCTCTCGTACTTCCAGCGCATGTGGACCGTCCTCAACTCCGAGGACCCCAACCGGATGCGGCTCTACTTCGCCCGGCACAACGGCGTGAACCTCTCCGCGGCCACGATGCTCGTCGTCGGCGGACACGTCTGGTACTCCTACGGCGCCTCCGACAACATCGGGCGCGAGGTCCGTCCGTCGAACGCGATGCAGTGGCGCATGCTGCGCGACAGCTACGCGATGGGCGCGACCGTCTACGACCTGCGCGGCATCAGCGACTCGCTGGACGAGACCGACCACCTCTTCGGCCTGATCCAGTTCAAGGTCGGCACCGGCGGCGAGGCGGTCGAGTACGTCGGCGAGTGGGACTTCCCGCTCAACAAGCTGCTCCACAAGGCGCTCGACATGTATATGTCGCGCCGCTGA
- the rpsF gene encoding 30S ribosomal protein S6: protein MRHYEVMVILDPDLEERAVSPLIENFLSVVREGNGKVEKVDTWGRRRLAYEIKKKPEGIYSVIDLQAEPAVVKELDRQMNLNESVLRTKVLRPEVH from the coding sequence ATGCGTCACTACGAGGTGATGGTCATCCTCGACCCCGATCTCGAGGAGCGAGCAGTCTCCCCGCTGATCGAGAACTTCCTCTCCGTCGTCCGTGAGGGCAACGGAAAGGTGGAGAAGGTCGACACCTGGGGCCGTCGTCGGCTCGCCTACGAGATCAAGAAGAAGCCCGAGGGCATCTACTCGGTCATCGACCTGCAGGCCGAGCCTGCGGTCGTCAAGGAGCTCGACCGCCAGATGAACCTGAACGAGTCGGTCCTCCGGACCAAGGTCCTCCGTCCCGAAGTCCACTGA
- a CDS encoding single-stranded DNA-binding protein, whose amino-acid sequence MAGETVITVVGNLVDDPELRFTPSGAAVAKFRVASTPRIFDRQTNEWKDGEGLFLTCSVWRQAAENVAESLQRGMRVVVQGRLKQRSYEDREGVKRTVYELDVEEVGPSLKNATAKVTKTTGRGGQGGQGGYGGGQQGGGNWGGGPGGGGQQGGGGAPADDPWATGSPAGGQGGGQQGGGGGWGGSSGGSGGSSGGGGYSDEPPF is encoded by the coding sequence ATGGCAGGCGAGACCGTCATCACGGTCGTCGGCAATCTCGTCGACGACCCCGAGCTGCGCTTCACCCCGTCCGGTGCGGCGGTCGCGAAGTTCCGTGTCGCGTCCACTCCCCGCATCTTCGACCGGCAGACCAATGAGTGGAAGGACGGCGAAGGCCTGTTCCTCACCTGCTCGGTCTGGCGTCAGGCGGCGGAGAACGTCGCGGAATCGCTCCAGCGAGGCATGCGCGTCGTCGTGCAGGGCCGGCTGAAGCAGCGGTCCTACGAGGACCGTGAGGGCGTCAAGCGCACGGTCTACGAGCTGGACGTCGAGGAAGTCGGCCCCAGCCTCAAGAACGCCACGGCCAAGGTCACCAAGACCACCGGTCGCGGTGGTCAGGGCGGCCAGGGTGGATACGGCGGCGGCCAGCAGGGCGGCGGCAACTGGGGCGGCGGTCCCGGTGGCGGTGGCCAGCAGGGTGGCGGCGGTGCACCCGCCGACGACCCGTGGGCGACCGGCTCGCCGGCCGGCGGCCAGGGCGGGGGACAGCAGGGCGGCGGGGGCGGCTGGGGCGGAAGCTCCGGCGGTTCCGGCGGCTCCTCCGGCGGCGGCGGCTACTCGGACGAGCCTCCCTTCTAG
- the rpsR gene encoding 30S ribosomal protein S18: MAKPPVRKPKKKVCAFCKDKTQYVDYKDTNMLRKFISDRGKIRARRVTGNCTQHQRDVATAVKNSREMALLPYTSTAR, translated from the coding sequence ATGGCGAAGCCGCCTGTGCGCAAGCCTAAGAAGAAGGTCTGCGCGTTCTGCAAGGACAAGACCCAGTACGTGGACTACAAGGACACGAACATGCTGCGGAAGTTCATTTCCGACCGCGGCAAGATCCGTGCCCGCCGCGTCACCGGCAACTGCACGCAGCACCAGCGTGACGTCGCCACGGCAGTCAAGAACAGCCGTGAGATGGCGCTGCTGCCCTACACGTCCACCGCGCGATAA